From one Takifugu rubripes chromosome 14, fTakRub1.2, whole genome shotgun sequence genomic stretch:
- the LOC115252457 gene encoding teneurin-2-like, with the protein MFGFQLSNIIPGFPRHSLYFVEPPYELQATQHCENGQLITGVQQAAERHNQAFMALEGRLLNKERRRRKNKPGHWFGTSTPIIGRGVMLALKEGRVVAGVSALASEDSRKVALVLNGAQYLEGTHYTQDGKDCHYFVKVGSADSDLLALGLTNGRKSLESGINVTVSGRSRRGVTVEVCGSFSGAEHSLRARRGCSGRREGKTFGTGQAESLGWGLEQGTTEGQDGKGGSRLWTEGERQQLLTSGKVQGYDGYYVLPVEQYPELADSSLTSSSSDRTRWARG; encoded by the exons ATGTTTGGCTTCCAGCTTAGCAACATAATCCCAGGATTCCCTCGACACTCGCTGTACTTTGTGGAGCCGCCATATGAGCTGCAGGCCACCCAGCACTGTGAGAACGGACAG ctcatcacaggTGTGCAGCAGGCGGCAGAGCGTCACAACCAGGCCTTTATGGCCCTGGAGGGTCGTCTCCTAAACAAGGAACGCAGAAGGCGCAAAAACAAACCAGGTCACTGGTTCGGTACCAGCACCCCCATAATAGGCAGAGGAGTCATGCTGGCTCTGAAGGAAGGGAGAGTGGTAGCCGGCGTGTCAGCTTTGGCCAGCGAAGACAGCCGTAAAGTTGCTTTGGTGCTCAACGGTGCCCAGTACCTTGAAGGCACCCATTATACCCAGGATGGGAAGGACTGCCACTACTTTGTTAAAGTGGGCTCCGCTGACAGCGACCTGTTGGCACTGGGGCTCACCAACGGGCGAAAGTCGCTGGAGAGCGGAATCAACGTGACAGTGAGCGGTCGCTCGAGGAGAGGAGTGACCGTGGAGGTTTGCGGTTCCTTCTCTGGTGCTGAGCATTCGCTACGGGCTCGCCGTGGATGTAGTGGACGAAGAGAAGGTAAGACTTTTGGAACTGGCCAGGCAGAGAGCCTTGGCTGGGGCCTGGAGCAAGGAACAACAGAGGGCCAGGACGGGAAAGGAGGCAGCCGTCTCTGgacagagggtgagagacagcaGCTCTTAACTTCAGGTAAAGTACAAGGCTACGATGGCTACTATGTACTTCCTGTAGAGCAGTATCCAGAACTGGCTGACAGCAGCTTAACATCCAGTTCCTCAGACAGAACGAGATGGGCAAGAGGGTAA
- the LOC115252458 gene encoding teneurin-2-like, whose product MKYGSDLFMGVQYTPYGEVYLDSNPEFQLVIGFHGGLYDPLTKLVHFTQRDYDVLAGRWTSPDYSMWPKIGRDLPPLNMYMFKNNNPLSDMLDVKDYVTDVKSWLVMFGFQFSNIIPGFPRHSLYFVEPPYELQATQHCENGQLITGVQQAAERHNQAFMALEGRLLNKERRRRKNKPGHWFGTSTPIIGRGVMLALKEGRVVAGVSALASEDSRKVALVLNGAQYLEGTHYTQDGKDCHYFVKVGSADSDLLALGLTNGRKSLESGINVTVSGRSRRGVTVEFAVPSLVLSIRYGLAVDVVDEEKVRLLELARQRALAGAWSKEQQRARDGKGGSRLWTEGERQQLLTSGKVQGYDGYYVLPVEQYPELADSSFNIQFLRQNEMGKR is encoded by the exons ATGAAATATGGTTCTGACCTTTtcatggga GTTCAGTACACTCCCTATGGTGAAGTGTACCTGGACTCAAACCCAGAGTTCCAGCTGGTAATCGGTTTCCACGGTGGTCTCTACGACCCTCTGACCAAGCTGGTCCACTTCACTCAGCGAGACTACGACGTTCTGGCCGGGCGCTGGACTTCGCCTGACTACAGCATGTGGCCCAAGATTGGGAGAGATCTTCCTCCGCTTAACATGTACATGTTCAAGAACAACAACCCCCTGAGTGACATGCTGGACGTCAAAGATTATGTCACAG ATGTGAAGAGCTGGCTGGTGATGTTTGGCTTCCAGTTTAGCAACATAATCCCAGGATTCCCTCGACACTCGCTGTACTTTGTGGAGCCGCCATATGAGCTGCAGGCCACCCAGCACTGTGAGAACGGACAG ctcatcacaggTGTGCAGCAGGCGGCAGAGCGTCACAACCAGGCCTTTATGGCCCTGGAGGGTCGTCTCCTAAACAAGGAACGCAGAAGGCGCAAAAACAAACCAGGTCACTGGTTCGGTACCAGCACCCCCATAATAGGCAGAGGAGTCATGCTGGCTCTGAAGGAAGGGAGAGTGGTAGCCGGCGTGTCAGCTTTGGCCAGCGAAGACAGCCGTAAAGTTGCTTTGGTGCTCAACGGTGCCCAGTACCTTGAAGGCACCCATTATACCCAGGATGGGAAGGACTGCCACTACTTTGTTAAAGTGGGCTCCGCTGACAGCGACCTGTTGGCACTGGGGCTCACCAACGGGCGAAAGTCGCTGGAGAGCGGAATCAACGTGACAGTGAGCGGTCGCTCGAGGAGAGGAGTGACCGTGGAGTTTGCGGTTCCTTCTCTGGTGCTGAGCATTCGCTACGGGCTCGCCGTGGATGTAGTGGACGAAGAGAAGGTAAGACTTTTGGAACTGGCCAGGCAGAGAGCCTTGGCTGGGGCCTGGAGCAAGGAACAACAGAGGGCCAGGGACGGGAAAGGAGGCAGCCGTCTCTGgacagagggtgagagacagcaGCTCTTAACTTCAGGTAAAGTACAAGGCTACGATGGCTACTATGTACTTCCTGTAGAGCAGTATCCAGAACTGGCTGACAGCAGCTTTAACATCCAGTTCCTCAGACAGAACGAGATGGGCAAGAGGTAA